CATCGGCATCTTCCTCTGCTATTGCCTGATGGGCCCCTTGAGCAATGCGATGAGCCAGCGGGTCAAGACCGAGCTCTCTGCGCTTGAGTGCGTGCGCACCACGCTGGTCGCTCACCTCGCCGGCAAGCCGACCCTGCTGGCAGTTGACGCTGGACGCAAGCTGATCGAGCAGGACGTCAAGCCGGCGTTCAAACAACTTGAAATATGGGTCACCACCTTCGAAGAGCAGCGGGACGCGGCATGAGACAGAAACAGGGTCATGGCGACGTAACCATCATCAAGCGGCGCTCCAAGAAGGGCCATGATGAAGCGCATTCCGGTGCCTGGAAGGTTGCCTTCGCTGATTTCACCATGGCGATGATGGCTCTGTTCATGGTGCTTTGGGTGGTTCAGGCCATGAAGTCCGAACAGGAAGCCGAGCAGCGCCGAACCGTAGGCACGCCGATCTGGGAAGGCGGGGACGGAATCTTTGACGGCACCAGCCGCTTGGTCATCGAACCAGTAGAGGCGCCACCGCCGCCAGCGTTGACCAACGCCGAATACCAGCGCAGCGATGCAGATCAGGTCTACGGGCAGGCCGGCGTGGCGGAGCTGGAAAAGCTCGCCGTGCTGATGCGTGACATGGCTATCGAAGCCGACGCGCAGAGCAATCTGCAGGTGGAAGTCGTGCCTCAGGGGCTGCGGATTTTGGTCAAGGACGATCAGGATCGCTTCATGTTCCAGCGCGGCAGCGCAGTGCTGACCGATCATTTCCGTGAGCTGTTGGTCCGCCTGACCGGCGTGCTCAGCCGCGTCGATAACAAGCTGATCATCAGCGGGCATACCGATGCGACGCCGTACCGTGGCAATGGCGGTTATAACAATTGGAATTTGTCCGGTGATCGAGCATTGCGTGCTCGCAACGTGCTGGTTGAGGCGGGGCTACCGGCAGCCAGTATTCTTCAGGTGACCGCGCAGGCAGACGGCATGTTGCTGCAACCGGATGAGCCGGAGAGCGGTGCCAACCGGCGGATCGAACTACTGCTGCTGACGGCTCAGGCCGAGAGCCTGTATCAGGAGCTGTTTGGTGACCGTTCGGCGCGGGTGAACTTTTCCGAGCAGGGCGCGAATTATCAGAGCGCTGGCGACTCACTCTGACCCGGGCAAAAGAACTGCAGGCTTTCCCGCGCGTACAGGCAGTCACCAACGGGATGTAAGGTAATACTGGCCCCACGCAGCCGGCTGTACAGAAGGTTGAACACCAACTCGGTATCCAGCTCTGGCGTCAGCCGGGTCACCTCGCCATGGTCGACGTGCATCACATAGCGACCATCATCGAACTCGAGCAAGCCCGAGCTTTCCAGCAGGGTGTCACCCTGGCGACTCATGGCGTAGAACCGACCATTGCGAAAGCGTATGTTGTGGCTCGTCTGGATGACGCGGCCATCGCTTAGCTGGACCTGCCCGGCGGAATGATAGCGACCGTCCGGCACCTTTGCAGAGCCGGGATCACGCATCGTGTGCCACGCGGCGGCCAGCAGCAGTGCCAGGGCGACTGGCAATACGACGCGGGTCAGGAGCCCCGTTGGCGAAAGCAGGGTCATAGACATTGTGTGAGCTGCTCGTTCGCTATCAGCTGCAACTGGCTTCGGTGAAACATCAGCCAGTTGGCGTTTGCGCTGCCTTGCGGGCAGAACAGCTGGAAATAGTCATCATGCCAGCCGAGGGTCAGCTCGACCGGCCCCTCACTCATAGCCGACACGCGCTCCAGCAAGGGCGTACTGTCACGCTCGAGCATATCCAGCATCGCTGGCTCGGTAGCCATCAACTGCATGGTCACCTCGTCATGTTTCACTTCCCGGGTTACCAGTTCACTATCTGTAGTGTCCATCCAGGCGCTGGCGCCCAGGCCTGCTAGCAAGGTGATTACAAACAGCGCGGCAGCCGTCCAGCGTGAACCGCTGTGGTTTTTTCTAGGTCGTGGAGCAGCGGTTGGCTCGTCTTGCGCTCCTGCAGCAGCAGGATCGTCGATTGATGGCGCTGCCGAGACCGGCTCCGCTTCAAGCCTGCGTGCATCGGCCTCTGCCACAGCGTCGGCCGGTCCAACCGCTTCAGTGGGTTCCGCTGCCGGTCCGGCGACTGCGGCCGGAACCACCTCTGCCAGGTCCCGCTCGCGGATATAGTTCGGATTGAACTGATAGCCGCGTCGCGGCAGCGTCTGAATAATCTCCCGACCTTTTTCGTCGCAGAAGATCTGGCGCAAGGAGTAGATCTGCTGGTTCAGGCTGCCCTGGCCGACAATGCGATCCGGCCAGGCGAAGCCCATCAGCTCTTCACGCGGCACCACTTCCCCCGGCTCGCGCAACAGCCGCTCGAGCAAGCGGCTCCCGGCATAGCCGAGATCAACACGCTGTACTTCTGCGTCGCTTTGAATAAGCAGCTGAAACAAGGAAGGGTAAAAGCAGATGGTGCGATCGTCACTGCCGGTCTTCAGCAACAGCCGCGTCACGGTCTGTGCTGTTTCCTGCGGCGGCACTCGGTCGGAAGGTACATTCATCGATGGAACCAGCCCTCACGGCTAAATTCATAGGGCAGTTTTTTCTTGTCTCGGCATTCTGACCGCTGCGCAGGGGTGCGCGCAACCTCATGATGACCCGGCGGTCCGAATTATCGCCGCATGTAAACTACGGATACGCAAACAAAAACGCCCCCGCAATAGCGGAGGCGCTGTTACCACCCGGTGTCGCTTAGCCCAGCAGCGACATGACCATGCCAGGCATCTGACCGGCTTGCTTGAGCATGGAGATGCCGGACTGCATGAGCATGGAGTTCTTGCTCATTGCGGCGCTTTCCATGGCGAAGTCAGCGTCCATGATCCGGCCCTTGGCCATCTCAGTGTTGTCCTTCATGTTGGCCAGGTTGTTGCTGGTGTGGTTCAGGCGGTTGACGGTCGCGCCGAATTGAGCACGCAGCGAACCAATGCTGTCCAGGGCGTTGGCAAGGGTATCGATCATCGCGTTGGCGTTCGTGTTCAACGCAGTGGCCGGAACAGCGGTTGATGCCAGTTCAGTACCGGGCACGGCGCTCGCGTCGTAAGTACCGGAAATGCCGCTCAGAGCGGTTCCCAGGGCGGTCAGCTTGGCAGTGACGTTCAGTTCCATCTTTTCGGCGGAGCTGGCGCCGATTTGGAAGCTGACGGCTGCGGCGAACTTGCCAGCGCTGCCATTAACCACAGTGCCATCGCTGAACAGATTTTCACCGGCGTATTTGGTGTTCTTGACGATGTTCGCCAGCTCGTTGCCCAGCTCGTCATATTCGCCCTGCAGTGCGATCAGATCGGCGCCGCTGTTGGTGTCGTTCGACGCCTGGGTGGCCAGATCCTTCATGCGCTGAACGATGTCAGTCATCTCGCCAAATGCACCTTCGGCGGTCTGTAACATGGAAACCGAGTCCCCAACGTTACGCATGGCCACAGCCATACCGCGGCTCTGAGCGTTCAGACGGGTAGCGATCTGAAGGCCAGCGGCGTCGTCGGCCGCAGAGTTGATGCGCAGGCCGGTGCCCAGGCGCTGCTGGTTGGTGGCGAGGGAGGAGTTGAACTTGTTCAGGCTGGTATTGGTGGTCAGCGCTGAGTGGTTGGTATGAATCGACAGAGCCATAAGAGTGATCCTTGCGATGTGATGGAAATCTTGAGCTGGCTGTATCGCCTGCTACAGGTAATAGGCGACCGTTTCGATATGGCAATTAAGCGCCAAACGAAAAACGCCCCGCAAAAGGCGGGGCGCTAGGTCGTGCTAGACAAATTAACCGAGCAGCGACATGACCATGCCAGGCATTTGGCCGGCTTGCTTGAGCATGGAGATGCCCGACTGCATGAGCATGGAATTCTTGCTCATCGCGGCGCTTTCCATAGCGAAGTCGGCGTCCATGATCCGGCCCTTGGCCATCTCGGTGTTGTCCTTCATGTTAGCCAGGTTGTTGCTGGTGTGATTCAGACGGTTGATGGTGGCGCCGAACTTGGCACGCAGTCCTCCAATAGTGTCTAGAACGCCCGAGAGGCTGTCGATTTCGGCGTTCGCACCCGCTGCTGTCTTGATCTCGGCGCCACCAGCGGTGACATCGGCTGCGGCGTCCGCTGCCAATGCGGTGAAGACCGTACTGACATCACCCAGGCCGCCGGCTGCCGCACCTACCAAGGTCCCGAGTTTTGCGCTGACATCGAGAGTCATTTTTTCGGCGGTAGAGCTGCCGATCTGAAAGCTCACCCCTGCCGCGGTGGAGCCGAACTTGCCTGCGGCACCGTCGATGACACCTGCGTTGCTGGCAAACAGTTTTTCCCCCGCATATGCGGTGTTGCTAACGATATTGACCAGCTCTTTAGCCAGCTCATCGTACTCACCCTGCAGTGCGTCCCGATCGGACTGACTGTTGGTTCCGTTAGCAGACTGGGTAGCCAGGTCCTTCATACGTTGAACGATGTCAGTCATTTCGCTGAAAGCGCCTTCAGCGGTTTGCAGCAGCGAAACGGAGTCGCCCACGTTACGCATGGCCACAGCCATACCGCGGCTCTGAGCGTTCAGACGGGTAGCGATCTGAAGGCCAGCGGCGTCGTCTGCTGCAGAGTTGATGCGCAGGCCGGTGCCCAGGCGCTGCTGGTTAGTAGCGAGGGAGGAGTTGAACTTGTTCAGGCTGGTATTGGTGGTCAGAGCTGAGTGGTTGGTATGAATCGACAGAGCCATGAGAATGATCCTTGCTGCGATGTGGTGGAGTTCTTGAGCTGGCTGTATCGCCTGCTACAGGTAATAGGCGACCGTTTCGATCTGGCAATTAAGTGCCAAACGAAAACGCCCCGCAAAGGCGGGGCGCTGGATAGACGTGCTAGACAAATTAGCCGAGCAACGACATGACCATGCCGGGCATTTGGCCGGCTTGCTTGAGCATGGAAATGCCCGACTGCATGAGCATGGAGTTCTTGCTCATCGCGGCGCTTTCCATGGCGAAGTCAGCGTCCATGATCCGGCCCTTGGCCATCTCGGTATTGTCCTTCATGTTGGCCAGGTTGTTGCTAGTGTGGTTCAGACGATTGATGGTCGCGCCGAATTGAGCGCGAAGGCCGCCGATTCCATCCAGCGCACCACTCAAGGTGTCAATCATTGTATTGGCGCCGGCTGCAGTGGCAATTTCTGTGCCGAGCGTAGCAGTGGTCGGGGTGGTGAAGTAGGCGCTGATACCGTCAAGGGTGGTGCCCATCAGTGTCGCAGTCTTGGCGCTGACATTCAGCGTCATTTTCTCTGCCGAGCTGCTACCGATCTGGAAATCTACGCCTGCGGCGGCGCCGAATTTCCCGCCCGTGCCCGCCAGGTCAAACAGTTTTTCTCCCGCGTAGGCAGTGTTCGATACGATATTGCTGAGCTCCTTGCCCAGTTCGTCATACTCGCCCTGCAGTGCATCTCGGTCGGCCTGGCTGTTGGTACCGTTGGCAGACTGAGTAGCGAGATCCTTCATCCGTTGGACGATGTCAGTCATTTCGCTGAAGGCGCCTTCAGCGGTCTGCAGCAGGGAAACGGAGTCGCCTACGTTACGCATGGCCACAGCCATACCCCGGCTTTGGGCATTCAACCGGGTAGCGATCTGCAGGCCAGCTGCATCGTCAGCGGCGGAGTTGATGCGCAGACCGGTACCCAGGCGTTGCTGGTTGGTGGCGAGTGCAGAGTTGAACTTGTTCAGGCTGGTATTGGTGGTCAGCGCTGAGTGGTTGGTATGAATCGACAGAGCCATGGTAGTGATCCTTCCTGCAATGTAATTGGCATTCCCGAGCTGGCTTTCCGCCCGCTAAGACCAGTAAGCGACCGTACTAGGCCTCCAATTAAATTTTCCCCAGGACTCGCCCGCTATCGCTTGGGGCGCTCTGGCGATCACTCCCAGGTACTGGTGACTTCGCCAGGCCCGATCACCTGGGCCTGAATCACTGCGTCGCTGGTCACGTTGCGCACGCGGATGACTTCGCCCTGCTTGCCGTCTGCCAGCGCTTCGCCATGGGTAGACGCTTCGATGCCTTGGTGGCGAGCGAGAATTCGTACCGGCTGCCCGCGGCGCACGGGCGGCGCTTCGCTGAGTAAGGAGGGATTGAGCACCTGATCCGCGCGAAGCCGGCGGCGGGCACTAAGTCCGATGACTTCCTTTTCCTCGGTAATGAAGCCGCGCTGGGCGCGGCTGATGTTGATGCGCTCGCGTTTTAGGTGGCCGGGCTCGATCGGCTGGCCGCGATCGACATTGGTCGCCGTGGCCAGTACCGGCAGAAACAGGTCCTGGCGTGTGCTCAGGGTTTGCGTCCAGCCGGGTTGATCGGGGCAGCGCAGTTCCAGGCGCAGGCGGTCGAGCGGAGTAGGACGGCCGCTGGTCTGGGTGACGTCCAGTGGCTGGCTGCAAACCGGGAAAGCGCTGCTGTCACTCAGCGGGCTGATGTTTAGATTGAACGTCAGGTTACGCCAGCCGTTGCGCTCGGCTTCGCGTTTGATCATCGCTTCCAGGTAACTGGTCGCTGCCGCCTCGATCTGCTCGGTGGCGCTGCCAGTGGCATGCGTGACGCCGGCGAGCGCAAAGCCCAGCAGCGCGGCGGAAAGGACTTTTCCCCCTGCTGCCGCAGTCTGGCGAAAAAGCGGAAATGCAGCGTTGGTAGCGGACGGCCTGATCATGGAAAGAGCCTTGTGAATCAGTGAGTTGAGATGTGCATCATCTGTAGGCACAGATAATGCATAGACCATGCCGTAGATAGATTGGCACCGCTTCACTCAGGGTTTCAGGACATGAGTATACAGTTCGACAAGGCATACGGCGTGCACGTCCAGGCGATGGAAGTACGCATGCAGCGCAGCGAGATATTGGCCGCCAACCTGGCCAATGAAAGCACTCCGGGCTTTCAGGCGCGCGATATCGATTTCGCCGGGGCCATGCGGGATCTGGCGACACGTGGAGCGTCCTCCTTCCGCTCTGCCAGTTCAGCTTCGGACCTGATGTACCGGGTGCCGAATCAGGCTTCGCAGGATGGCAATACCGTCGAGCTGGGCGTCGAGCAGGCGGAGTTTTCCCGCAATGCCATGGACTTCCAGACCAGCCTGACCTTCCTCACGATGAAATTCAGCGGGCTGAAAAAAGCCATAGAAGGACAGTAAGCATGTCATTCGATTCGATTTACCGCATTGCCGGCTCGTCCATGAACGCCCAGACCGTGCGCTTGAACACCGTGGCCAGCAACCTGGCCAACGCCGAGTCGGCGGCGGGCAGCGCAGACGAGGTATACAAGGCGCGCAAGCCGGTATTCGCTGCCATTTATGAGAATGGCGAGCTGACCCGGCCGATGGGCATGGGCGGCGCGCACGTTCAGGTGCTGGACGTGGTGACCTCCGGTCGCGACCCGCAGCGCCGGCACGAGCCGGGCAACCCTCTGGCCGATGCCCAGGGCTACGTCTATTACCCCGATGTGAATAGCATCGAGGAAATGACCGACATGATGTCGGCCACGCGCAGCTTCGAGACCAGCGTCGAAGTACTGAACAAAGTCAAAAGCATGCAGCAGGGTCTGCTGCGTCTGGGAGAGATCTGATGACTACGGTCAATGGCGTCAACTCTAACGCAGTGAACGGTGTCGCCGGCGACGAGCCGCCCCGTGCGGCCGTCAATTTGAGCGATGCGGCGCAGATGGAGAACACCTTCATCACCCTGATGACGGCACAGATCCGCAATCAGGATCCGACCAAGCCGATGGACAGCAGCGAATTCCTCAATCAGTTCTCGGCCATGTCGCAGGTCAAGAGCATGGAGAACATGGCCTCGCTGACCCGCAACAGCCTGATTCTCACCGACAACCTGCAAACCCTGACCGCTGCCGGCCTGGTTGGCCAGGAGGTCAAGGTCGGCGTTGATCGCGTCACGCTGGGCGACAGCGTAATCAGTGGTCAGGTCAATCAGCAGAACGCATCCGGGCAGACCCTGGTTCGTCTGACCGATAGCGCCGGTGAGACGCACGTGATCAGCCTGGGTGGGCAGGCCCCCGGCCCGGTGAGCTTCAAGCTCGATCCGCAAGCGCTGGGTCTGGCGCCGGGGCCGTACATGATCGAGGCCGAGACCGATGCCGGCGAGTATCCGTCCATCGAGGTATCTGGCCAGGTCAGCCGGGTTCGCGTTAGCGCAGAGGGTCCGGTGCTGGATGTGGTAGGTGCCGGTAGCGTGCCGTTCTACAGAATCACCGAGTTTGGGCAGCCGGCCCTGGCCGGTTTGCTCTGATCGATTAACGATTTTTTGGAGGCTTTGACGCCATGAGTTTCAACATTGCCCTGTCCGGTCTGAACGCCGTCTCCGATCAGCTCGGAACCATCAGCAACAACATTGCCAATGCCGGCACCACCGGCTTCAAGTCCTCGCGTACCAACTTCGGCAGCGTCTATGCCGATAGCCAGGCGCTGGGTGTCGAGGTGCTGGGCAAGACCCAGAGCATTTCGCAGAACGGCACATTGGTAGCGACCGGTCGTACGCTTGACCTGGCGATCTCTGGCGGCGGTTTCTTCACCACCAAGGGCACCAACGGTGAGCAGGCCTATACCCGCGCCGGCGTTTTCAATACCGACAAGGACAACTACCTGGTCAGCGCGGCGGGTCACCGCCTGCAGGGCTACCCGATCGACGCGGCTGGCACGTTGCAGACTGGCGCCATCGGCGATCTGCAGGTACAGACCGCGAATCTTCCAGCCAAGGCCACCGACAGCCTGAAGTTCATCGCCAACCTCGATGCCGATCAGGAAGTACCTGGTGTGACTCCGATGGATCCGGCCAACGTTGATAGCTACAACTTCACCTATACCTCGAAGGTATATGACTCGGTCGGCCGCGAGCACGCAGTGACCCAATACTTCGTCAAGACCGCGGAGAACACCTGGGACGTGCACTATCAGGCCGGCGGCGCTACGCAGACGGCGAACCTTCAGTTCGGTACCGATGGTCAGCTGGTTGCCGGCCATGACCAGGCGTTCACGTTCAACCCGCCCGGCGCCAACCCGATCACCATGGCGATCGATTACAGCGGCACCAGCCAGTACGGCTCGGACTTCGTCGTGACCAGCAACCGCGCCAACGGCTACACCGCCGGCGAACAAACCGGCCTAGCTGTGGAAAAAGATGGCCGTGTCTTCGCCACCTACAGCAACGGTCAACGCATGGTCCAGGGTCAGCTGGTACTCGCCAACTTCGTGAACCTGCAGGGCTTGCGTAACGAGAGCGGCACCATGTGGACGGCCACCGAAGAATCGGGTGCGCCGCTGATGGATATTCCCGGCGCAGGCCAGAACGGCTCCATCGCCTCCGGCTCGCTGGAAAACTCCAACGTCGACCTGACCCGCGAGCTGGTCGGGCTGATGGAGAGCCAGCGCAACTATCAGGCGAACACCAAGGTGCTGAGTACCGACAAGGAACTCGCGCAGCTGCTGTTCAACGCCATCTGAGGCTGAATCATGGACCGTTTGGGATACACCGCGATGACCGCTGCCAGCCGCAGCATGATATCGCTGCAGGTGCAGGCGAATAACCTGGCCAACGTCAACACGCCCGGCTTTCGTGCCGACCTCGAAGCGTCCGAAGCCGTGGCGGTGGAAGGTTATGGCTACGACGCGCGACACATGGCGGTGGTCAAGGACAACGGCGTCGACATGCGTCCCGGCACAGCCATGGCTACCGGCCGGCCGCTGGATGTGGCGATCCAGGGCAAAGGCCTGCTGGCCGTGGAAACCGATGACGGCGAGGCCTACACGCGCCACGGCAGCCTGCAGGTG
The nucleotide sequence above comes from Halopseudomonas xinjiangensis. Encoded proteins:
- the flgA gene encoding flagellar basal body P-ring formation chaperone FlgA, with the translated sequence MIRPSATNAAFPLFRQTAAAGGKVLSAALLGFALAGVTHATGSATEQIEAAATSYLEAMIKREAERNGWRNLTFNLNISPLSDSSAFPVCSQPLDVTQTSGRPTPLDRLRLELRCPDQPGWTQTLSTRQDLFLPVLATATNVDRGQPIEPGHLKRERINISRAQRGFITEEKEVIGLSARRRLRADQVLNPSLLSEAPPVRRGQPVRILARHQGIEASTHGEALADGKQGEVIRVRNVTSDAVIQAQVIGPGEVTSTWE
- the flgB gene encoding flagellar basal body rod protein FlgB; the protein is MSIQFDKAYGVHVQAMEVRMQRSEILAANLANESTPGFQARDIDFAGAMRDLATRGASSFRSASSASDLMYRVPNQASQDGNTVELGVEQAEFSRNAMDFQTSLTFLTMKFSGLKKAIEGQ
- the lafA gene encoding lateral flagellin LafA, with translation MALSIHTNHSALTTNTSLNKFNSSLATNQQRLGTGLRINSAADDAAGLQIATRLNAQSRGMAVAMRNVGDSVSMLQTAEGAFGEMTDIVQRMKDLATQASNDTNSGADLIALQGEYDELGNELANIVKNTKYAGENLFSDGTVVNGSAGKFAAAVSFQIGASSAEKMELNVTAKLTALGTALSGISGTYDASAVPGTELASTAVPATALNTNANAMIDTLANALDSIGSLRAQFGATVNRLNHTSNNLANMKDNTEMAKGRIMDADFAMESAAMSKNSMLMQSGISMLKQAGQMPGMVMSLLG
- the lafA gene encoding lateral flagellin LafA, whose protein sequence is MALSIHTNHSALTTNTSLNKFNSALATNQQRLGTGLRINSAADDAAGLQIATRLNAQSRGMAVAMRNVGDSVSLLQTAEGAFSEMTDIVQRMKDLATQSANGTNSQADRDALQGEYDELGKELSNIVSNTAYAGEKLFDLAGTGGKFGAAAGVDFQIGSSSAEKMTLNVSAKTATLMGTTLDGISAYFTTPTTATLGTEIATAAGANTMIDTLSGALDGIGGLRAQFGATINRLNHTSNNLANMKDNTEMAKGRIMDADFAMESAAMSKNSMLMQSGISMLKQAGQMPGMVMSLLG
- a CDS encoding flagellar hook capping FlgD N-terminal domain-containing protein; translated protein: MTTVNGVNSNAVNGVAGDEPPRAAVNLSDAAQMENTFITLMTAQIRNQDPTKPMDSSEFLNQFSAMSQVKSMENMASLTRNSLILTDNLQTLTAAGLVGQEVKVGVDRVTLGDSVISGQVNQQNASGQTLVRLTDSAGETHVISLGGQAPGPVSFKLDPQALGLAPGPYMIEAETDAGEYPSIEVSGQVSRVRVSAEGPVLDVVGAGSVPFYRITEFGQPALAGLL
- the flgC gene encoding flagellar basal body rod protein FlgC, coding for MSFDSIYRIAGSSMNAQTVRLNTVASNLANAESAAGSADEVYKARKPVFAAIYENGELTRPMGMGGAHVQVLDVVTSGRDPQRRHEPGNPLADAQGYVYYPDVNSIEEMTDMMSATRSFETSVEVLNKVKSMQQGLLRLGEI
- the lafA gene encoding lateral flagellin LafA; this encodes MALSIHTNHSALTTNTSLNKFNSSLATNQQRLGTGLRINSAADDAAGLQIATRLNAQSRGMAVAMRNVGDSVSLLQTAEGAFSEMTDIVQRMKDLATQSANGTNSQSDRDALQGEYDELAKELVNIVSNTAYAGEKLFASNAGVIDGAAGKFGSTAAGVSFQIGSSTAEKMTLDVSAKLGTLVGAAAGGLGDVSTVFTALAADAAADVTAGGAEIKTAAGANAEIDSLSGVLDTIGGLRAKFGATINRLNHTSNNLANMKDNTEMAKGRIMDADFAMESAAMSKNSMLMQSGISMLKQAGQMPGMVMSLLG
- a CDS encoding transcriptional regulator, whose amino-acid sequence is MNVPSDRVPPQETAQTVTRLLLKTGSDDRTICFYPSLFQLLIQSDAEVQRVDLGYAGSRLLERLLREPGEVVPREELMGFAWPDRIVGQGSLNQQIYSLRQIFCDEKGREIIQTLPRRGYQFNPNYIRERDLAEVVPAAVAGPAAEPTEAVGPADAVAEADARRLEAEPVSAAPSIDDPAAAGAQDEPTAAPRPRKNHSGSRWTAAALFVITLLAGLGASAWMDTTDSELVTREVKHDEVTMQLMATEPAMLDMLERDSTPLLERVSAMSEGPVELTLGWHDDYFQLFCPQGSANANWLMFHRSQLQLIANEQLTQCL
- a CDS encoding flagellar motor protein MotB, translated to MRQKQGHGDVTIIKRRSKKGHDEAHSGAWKVAFADFTMAMMALFMVLWVVQAMKSEQEAEQRRTVGTPIWEGGDGIFDGTSRLVIEPVEAPPPPALTNAEYQRSDADQVYGQAGVAELEKLAVLMRDMAIEADAQSNLQVEVVPQGLRILVKDDQDRFMFQRGSAVLTDHFRELLVRLTGVLSRVDNKLIISGHTDATPYRGNGGYNNWNLSGDRALRARNVLVEAGLPAASILQVTAQADGMLLQPDEPESGANRRIELLLLTAQAESLYQELFGDRSARVNFSEQGANYQSAGDSL
- the flgE gene encoding flagellar hook protein FlgE, whose protein sequence is MSFNIALSGLNAVSDQLGTISNNIANAGTTGFKSSRTNFGSVYADSQALGVEVLGKTQSISQNGTLVATGRTLDLAISGGGFFTTKGTNGEQAYTRAGVFNTDKDNYLVSAAGHRLQGYPIDAAGTLQTGAIGDLQVQTANLPAKATDSLKFIANLDADQEVPGVTPMDPANVDSYNFTYTSKVYDSVGREHAVTQYFVKTAENTWDVHYQAGGATQTANLQFGTDGQLVAGHDQAFTFNPPGANPITMAIDYSGTSQYGSDFVVTSNRANGYTAGEQTGLAVEKDGRVFATYSNGQRMVQGQLVLANFVNLQGLRNESGTMWTATEESGAPLMDIPGAGQNGSIASGSLENSNVDLTRELVGLMESQRNYQANTKVLSTDKELAQLLFNAI